GCGTAAGATACGGCGCGAAATCACTGGAAATGCGATACATCGAAATCTTGGCTTCGGCGAGATAATCGAAAATGGCATCGACATATTGAACGGAAACCGAAAGGTGCGGCGAGTTTTGCCAACGGCGCGCATCGTTGCTCTTGAGTCCTTCGCGGCCCAGCACTTTGACGGCAAATCCAAGTCTCATATCAAAACCAGACGCAAAAGATGCGCCGCTAGGTACGGTCGTTTTCAACCATACTTTTGTTCTCATCGCGTGCGGTGCGAGCGCAGAATAACCCGAGCGAAAGCAATCCGAGCAAAACCACAGTTGAAGTCACAGCGCGATATTTTTTGTGAAGCACGTCGAACTGCGCGCGCGTGGCGTTGTTCTCTCCTGCAGCGGCAGACGCCACAACAGCGGGCTGCATATTCTGCATTTCGGGCATAATAGCGCGTCCGGCATAAACGGCACACACCAGCATCACGGCGAGACAAACGCCCTGCAAGCGCCATTGCCCGGACGCAGCGCGCGACTTCGCCGGATGCGCGAAATCGGTGCGGTCGAAAAGCCAACCCCCGAGACACAACAACGCGCAAATGTAACTGATGGGCGTGAAGCGTCCGAGTGCCGCGCCAACCATTTGCGGCCCCAGTTCGCGTGAGACTTTAAACATCGCCGGTGCGCCGATGGCGGTAAAGAAAAGCCCGCCGAGCCACACCACAAGGCCGAGCAAAAAGGCAAAGCGCGCAACCGCGCGAATTCGAGAATTCATTATTATGCCGTCAATTTCGACCGTACCTTATAAACGCAGAGTGTTCGCTGTTTTCTCCAAACCTTCTTCGAGCGTAACCTGCGGCTCCCAGCCCAAAATGGCGCGCGCGCGGGTGATGTCGGGTTTGCGCTGCTTTGGGTCATCTTGCGGCAACGGCTCGAAGACGATTTCCGACTCGCTGTTCAACAGCTTTTTAATGAGTTGCGCGAATTCCAGAACCGAATGTTCGCGCGGATTGCCGATGTTAACCGGCTGATGTTCCGCAGACATCATCAGGCGATAAATGCCATCGACCAAATCAGACACGTAGCAGAATGAACGGGTTTGCGACCCATCGCCGTAAATGGTGAGCGGCTCGTTGTGCATCGCCTGCTGCAAGAAGTTAGGAACGATGCGACCATCGCGGGCGCGCATTCGCGGGCCGAAGGTATTAAAAATCCGCACGATTTTGGTGTCGATGGCGTGCATCCGGTGATACGCCATCACAATCGCTTCGGCAAAACGCTTGGCTTCGTCGTAGCAGCCGCGCGGGCCAATCGGGTTCACATTGCCCCAGTAATCTTCGGTTTGCGGATGCACAAGCGGGTCGCCGTAGATCTCCGAAGTCGAAGCGAGCAGAAGGCCGGCGCCTTTGGCTCGCGCGAGGCCGAGCGCGTTGTGCGTCCCGAGAGCGCCGACTTTGAGGGTTTGAATCGGCAGTTCGAGATAATCGACCGGACTTGCAGGCGAAGCAAAATGTAAGACAAAATCGACGGCCCCATCAACCCAAACGCCATCGGAAATATTCTGGTTCAAAAACGAAAATCGCGGCGACGAAATGTGCGCGAGATTCGCTTCACTGCCCGTTACTAAATTATCAACGGCGACGACCTCATGACCTTCGGCCAAACACCGGTCGCATAAATGGGAGCCGATGAAACCGGCTCCGCCCGTCACGACGATTCGCATAATTCCCCTTCACAAATGCCTGCGCGCAGTATAGCCGCTGCAAGTACGGTCGAATTCGACGCGACTTTGCGACACTGCGAACAATGCAATTCACCAAAATGCACGGACTGGGCAACGATTTCGTCGTTCTCGATTCTGTTGCAACTCCGCTTGACATTGATTTTTCGGCTTTCGCCATCGCTTCGTGTGACCGGCATTTCGGCATCGGCGGCGACGGCCTTTTGCTGCTGGAGAAGTCGGAATGTGCCGACGTTCGCATGCGAATGTGGAATCCTGACGGCACCGAAGATATGTGCGGCAACGGCTTGCGCTGTGTGGCAATGCTCGCGCACCAGCGTTGTTACGTTTCGGATGATTTTCAGGTGGAAACGCTCGCCGGAATTCGGAGCGCACGCATCGACGGCGACAGCGTGCGCGTCTCTATGGGCGCCCCATCGTGGGAGTTCAACCAAATTCCAATGCAGGCAGAAAAATTCTCGCCACACGAATACGACTTAGCAATTAACGGGAAAAACTATCGCGCGTCGTCGCTTTCAACCGGCTCGACACACACGATTCTCTGGTGCGAC
This genomic window from Abditibacteriaceae bacterium contains:
- a CDS encoding DUF4149 domain-containing protein translates to MNSRIRAVARFAFLLGLVVWLGGLFFTAIGAPAMFKVSRELGPQMVGAALGRFTPISYICALLCLGGWLFDRTDFAHPAKSRAASGQWRLQGVCLAVMLVCAVYAGRAIMPEMQNMQPAVVASAAAGENNATRAQFDVLHKKYRAVTSTVVLLGLLSLGLFCARTARDENKSMVENDRT
- a CDS encoding UDP-glucuronic acid decarboxylase family protein, whose product is MRIVVTGGAGFIGSHLCDRCLAEGHEVVAVDNLVTGSEANLAHISSPRFSFLNQNISDGVWVDGAVDFVLHFASPASPVDYLELPIQTLKVGALGTHNALGLARAKGAGLLLASTSEIYGDPLVHPQTEDYWGNVNPIGPRGCYDEAKRFAEAIVMAYHRMHAIDTKIVRIFNTFGPRMRARDGRIVPNFLQQAMHNEPLTIYGDGSQTRSFCYVSDLVDGIYRLMMSAEHQPVNIGNPREHSVLEFAQLIKKLLNSESEIVFEPLPQDDPKQRKPDITRARAILGWEPQVTLEEGLEKTANTLRL
- the dapF gene encoding diaminopimelate epimerase; its protein translation is MQFTKMHGLGNDFVVLDSVATPLDIDFSAFAIASCDRHFGIGGDGLLLLEKSECADVRMRMWNPDGTEDMCGNGLRCVAMLAHQRCYVSDDFQVETLAGIRSARIDGDSVRVSMGAPSWEFNQIPMQAEKFSPHEYDLAINGKNYRASSLSTGSTHTILWCDTLPDDIEFFAVSSQVEVHELFIERTSVLWAHVAKGEIALRIWERGVGETLACGTGACAAAVTAMDTQRSARGAVGVKSKGGVLQIEWGNEIYKTGPAQIAFEGNWP